In Eupeodes corollae chromosome 3, idEupCoro1.1, whole genome shotgun sequence, a single genomic region encodes these proteins:
- the LOC129952417 gene encoding histone H3: MARTKQTARKSTGGKAPRKQLATKAARKSAPATGGVKKPHRYRPGTVALREIRRYQKSTELLIRKLPFQRLVREIAQDFKTDLRFQSSAVMALQEASEAYLVGLFEDTNLCAIHAKRVTIMPKDIQLARRIRGERA, translated from the coding sequence atggctcgtacaaagcaaactgcccgtaaatcgactggtggaaaagccccacgtaagcaactggcaacaaaggcagctcgtaaaagtgctccagcaacaggaggtgtaaagaaaccacatcgttatcgtcctggaacagtggctcttcgtgagattcgtcgttatcagaaaagcaccgaattgttaattcgtaaattgcctttccaacgtttagttcgtgaaattgctcaagatttcaaaacagatttgcgtttccagagctcagctgttatggcgcttcaagaagcaagtgaagcttatttggttggcctgtttgaagacacaaatttgtgcgccatccatgccaaacgtgtcacaattatgccaaaagacattcaattggccagacgcatccgtggcgaacgtgcttaa
- the LOC129950570 gene encoding histone H3-like, translated as MARTKQTARKSTGGKAPRKQLATKAARKSAPATGGVKKPHRYRPGTVALREIRRYQKSTELLIRKLPFQRLVREIAQDFKTDLRFQSSAVMALQEASEAYLVGLFEDTNLCAIHAKRVTIMPKDIQLARRIRGMARTKQTARKSTGGKAPRKQLATKAARKSAPATGGVKKPHRYRPGTVALREIRRYQKSTELLIRKLPFQRLVREIAQDFKTDLRFQSSAVMALQEASEAYLVGLFEDTNLCAIHAKRVTIMPKDIQLARRIRGERA; from the exons atggctcgtacaaagcaaactgcccgtaaatcgactggtggaaaagccccacgtaagcaactggcaacaaaggcagctcgtaaaagtgctccagcaacaggaggtgtaaagaaaccacatcgttatcgtcctggaacagtggctcttcgtgagattcgtcgttatcagaaaagcaccgaattgttaattcgtaaattgcctttccaacgtttagttcgtgaaattgctcaagatttcaaaacagatttgcgtttccagagctcagctgttatggcgcttcaagaagcaagtgaagcttatttggttggcctgtttgaagacacaaatttgtgcgccatccatgccaaacgtgtcacaattatgccaaaagacattcaattggccagacgcatccgtggc atggctcgtacaaagcaaactgcccgtaaatcgactggtggaaaagccccacgtaagcaactggcaacaaaggcagctcgtaaaagtgctccagcaacaggaggtgtaaagaaaccacatcgttatcgtcctggaacagtggctcttcgtgagattcgtcgttatcagaaaagcaccgaattgttaattcgtaaattgcctttccaacgtttagttcgtgaaattgctcaagatttcaaaacagatttgcgtttccagagctcagctgttatggcgcttcaagaagcaagtgaagcttatttggttggcctgtttgaagacacaaatttgtgcgccatccatgccaaacgtgtcacaattatgccaaaagacattcaattggccagacgcatccgtggcgaacgtgcttaa